aatatactttaacttaactggttttctaatttttaatagattaaactattaataggtttggagataagactttaaaaatagaaagatactAATTTAGTCATGGTTTTGAAAATTtggatgcaacttttgttaacaCAAGAAACAAGtgtttgatatgtattttaagtgagtagcaaatgattttgtctttttttgtaacacaaatttcattaaataaagtctAAGGCACGATTACAACCGGAGCTATGCTCGACAGCAAGATGAACAACAAAAGTAGTAGAACAATATAACTTGGGATATAAGTGTTTCAAGGAGATACTTGCTCAAAGTAGAGAGATCTGCATATAATCTTCACTTGTATCCTTGAACCCACAACTCGAAAGGTGCTTCAAATAGCCTGAAACGACGTTGAAATACCCTGGGGAAAGGGTTCTAAAGAGGGGTGAGAAGCCGATTGAGGCTAAAGAACCCATCAAACAAATGAGATCAGCTCTAAAACCGATTATATTGACCCGGGAGATTAGGTGAATCTCAATTGACCCGGAAAGCAACATTATCGGCAAGCAAGATGGTGAGGCAATTGAACTTATTTTCTTCTCCAAAACCATTGTTGAATTTGCACTGACCCGAACAGAATGGTTGGCATAGTCAGAGGAGTTGTCGGACGGAACCGTGGAATAGATACCATAGACGCCTACAATTGGAAATAGGATTCCAGTATAGCTGTAATGGATGAAAAACGATTGGACTTAAATTAAGTACAACATCACATTTTTGGGCGAGGTGAACCCTATATACTAAATCCAGACGACGGCGAGGTGAGACAATACTCTTGACTATTATCCATGGGGGAAGCGAACTGAGATCCAACTAAGAAAAAGAACTCCGATATTACCGTATTGGGATCCATAGTTCTCATCAAGACCTGAGCTAGACCACAAGTCCATTACAACACAATGAAAGCTCACATCAAAAGATCTGTTGGGATTAAGCTCAGAAACGGCGGCGGAGCTGCATAGTCCAGTTGGTGAGGGTTCGCTGGTGCGACGGTGAGGCTTCTGTTCTGGCCTTTCGTCTGAAGAAGACACAAATTGTCGCGGTGAAGAGAGGTCTCCTCGTTAGGGTTTGACACGAACCAGAGGAGAAACGCTAAACCGAGGAAGCGGAGGCTTAGTGGCGGTGGATAGCCGAGTAGATCCAGTGAGCATGCACTCAGATTGAGCAGATCCGGTGGTGACAAAGAGAGCAGCGAAATTGACAGAACAGACCGTCTCCGTCATGAGCGGCGAAGAAATGTGATTCTTTCCTGAAAAGCTTGCAGCGGGATTTGAAACCAGGAAACAGAGAACAGAGGTGATTGAAGAATTCAATGAGTTCAGAAACAGGATGAAGAGTCTCGAGGGATACTCTATCCGACTGCAGCTCCGTCGAGACACCATGGAGTCACGCCTCCAAGAAGAACGGAACACAGACAGCAGAAGAAAAAGGAGATAAAACACGAGACTGAAGAAGATAAATCGAAAATGTGACAATAGGTCCCGACGCCGGTGAGCACGAGCTCTTCCGGTGCCAGAGAAAAGTGGAGAACGAGTAACCTCGATAGTCGTGCTTGGAAAAAAAGCAGCTAGGACAAACTCGTTTTTGCTATGATTTTGtctataattatatgtatattgtcAGATTTTGAGCAATgtgcatcattaatataaatattttaaataaaataagagaagtaacttaaaaatatagaattaaGTATACATATGTACAGTtgtcttcggatatccattcgggttcggatcagaGGCAACCCAGAAGTTTAGAAAACATGGGGCACAAAATGTTATAAATAGTTAGTATAAGGATATCTAAAGTAAAAGTGTGGGGCACATAATGCAATAACAAATTAGATTAAAGAtatttaacaaattttgtaccaaaacactttaaaaaaaaattagagtggGGCTCATGCCACACCCTTTTCTTACCTCCGTCCGCCTCTGGTTCGGATATTACtcgttcggattcggatattcAATCTCTCATAATTTAATACATGTTCGGGTATATTgctattttggttcggttttttcggatcgggttcggatactGGTTCGGGTATCTGATAAAATGCCCAGCATatctttttttgtatttaaaatactgTGGAACGGTATCGTCTTTATTCGAACGTTGTCATCTCGAGCAAGATCTCAAATCTCTATTGTCATCGTCGTGGCCGCTACCACTATAGATTATATTTGTTCACTTACTTATTTCTGCGTGtctctttttttcttgcttAACATTTGAGATGTCTTATTTTGTTTCACGTGGGTTAAAGGTTCTcattttttgaaagtttattTGGCCTCTAATATGCACGATCCTGGATTCCTGATCCGGGTGACAATAAATAGATTTTCTTACTAAAACAGTATTAAAGCCAAATACATCGTGAGAAGTTACTTTTGAATTATATGATTAATCAATAAACGGTTTACTCAATTCACTTTCATTAGTGCGTACGTAGTTGTATTAGAAAATTAACCTCGCGCGACACGCTAggtttaatagtatatatattgaaacttgttaaaaactaaatttgcaatataaatACAGTGAACCGGTCCACGAACTTAAGCACAAAGcaatcttcatctctctctatctctcttcctCCATGGCGAGCAACTGTAATTTAGTGAGTGTTCTAGGGCTACTTTTAGTACTGACACTGATGCACAACCCGGTCACTGTCGCCGGACAAAGAAACTCGGGTGCCGCCTTGTTCACGTTCGGTGACTCCAACTTTGACGCTGGGAACAAACAGACTCTCACCAAAACTAACGTTGCACAGAGTTTCTGGCCGTACGGAAAATCTCGAGATGATCCCAACGGCAAATTCTCCGACGGTTTCATCGCTCCAGACTTCTTAGGTACCATTTTTTTGAATGACTAAAAGTTTCTGGTACGAATACCCATACATCTTTCCATCTTTCTAGGTAACATTTTTTCGCCAGTTATCTTCGAAACTCGTACACAAAGAGTAGATGCACCATTTAATAcgttaactagattttgacccgcgcttcgaAAACGCGGGTTTTCTGTAGATTATAAACAAAGTTTGatatgaattaatattttgaaagtaTTGTTAGTAAATTGTATTATAACAAAGTagagtatttgttttaaattatgcaATTTATGAATtagattatttaatattttataatttatatgtatgtttTTACGCAACTCTCTCTTAAATTTGGACATTTATCTGGATCCAAAAACCGACCAGGAAATACAGACTTGATTTGGATCCATAGATAAATACATGTTCGGTATTTATTGGATCCACGTTCTTGGTTCAAGTCCACATCCTACTCGAGACCCTATCAGATATTCTAAGTGCCCGAAATGTTATGTGCATATTAggtatttttggatatttcaaCTATGTTTTCGATATTACTATATCCTCTTAAGTTTCATGTTCTGGTTTTCGgttataattttagtttttaggtaaattttaaaatttcttaaaatataatattttgggtATCTGGATTAAACTTTGGGtattttcggtttttcgggtaaAATATTCGGGTCTTTTCGGCTATTTGAATATTATCgggtattttttatatttttcgagTTTTGGATTTTTCTGGGATTTCGAGTACTTCGAGTCTTTTGGGTTCTAAACCAGAATCGACCCGGACCTGCTATGTACCCAAAATTTACATGTATTTTTGTAAGTATTTGAATTATGGACCCAAACCAACCCAACCTTGGAAGGAATTGACCCAAACTCAGATAgaaaattttcagatatttagtTGAGTTATAATATTTAGGATTTAACGGACCCGACCAGAAAAAAACCCGACTCTTATCCGATCCGAAGACTCGAATGCCAATTCCTATTctacttatttattttgttcaattAGTAAGACTTAAGACTTAATTGGCAGATTTTAagctaatttaatagtatatattttcaggacttttttttaaaaaattatattgaataacaatttttattatagatattttttataaaaaataattaaacgtaaatataaataattttattttaaaaaataatttggtgaagtgtttttatcaaatttgattttgtaaatatttagaattatataatattagatgacattttataatatgttgTATGATATATGCTTTCGTTTTAATAATtgatatctaaatattatatatccatcattgagcataatatatttatgtaaggagaaaaattattggaaaagaatgagaaataataataagatttatttaaaatatttaaattatttatagttataGTAGTAAATGGTaggataaaaatataaagagttATATATAGTTGcaacaacttttttataatagatttttaaaatgattttcttttcataatataaattttcaaaatcgcatctataatatttttttaacaaaaatgttctaacaatatatttagaatatgaTGTGTAAGCTTTGtagataaatatattagaaGTGTTAGTCAAGGAAAAGCTACGATGTATAAGGTTTGTAGATAAATATTTCAGAAAGGTCAtcttattcaaaaaaaatgatagagtgaagcctttgataaaaaaaatgattgaatgAAATGCTGTAAAGTTGGTGGCACCAAGGAACAATATAGTTTTGGTATTTAAATTCATCAGTCACTTTTTGCTTATAGATTCATGAGAATGATATTTTAGTTAAGTTGAGTAATAATTAAGAACATTGATTGttttatagttaaataaatgtaagataattgattattgtatagttagagaaatataaggtaagACCAATAAAATAGTTAAGTTTAATAAAAGGGTCCAACAACttttcataggtagatttttttagactccttcccttttaatagtatagattaataCTTATTCCGTTCAAAATAATGTGTATTATAGCTAGAGTTTTCACGCTTATTAAAAAACacgtaaaattttgacaaatgcATTATTTTCCTTGTTTACCTATTTGCTACTCTCTCCGTTCTTtaatgatagatttttttagaaaaaagtttgtttcagaaagatgtatttttgtgttttctatgaaaaattgtaaacttcaagaaatTAATTGagtttattgaattactattggttaaaagttattgaaaattgataattacaaaaaacgatacatttattatggtagtttaatgtatttttttaatatgtgtgaaaatactaaaaagtctatttttgtgaaacgGATGAagtataatttttaatcaatcaaagatcagtaaatacaattaatgtctttgaaatttataatttaccaTTATTACATATAATGAAAAGGTAAAATATCAATCTGTTagaatttttatctttttctaaaacatcaaTCATTCTGGAACTGAGGAAGTAATTATTAATCAAATAGTGTTGCTATATTAGTTACTcaaccaaaaaataattaaccagaaatatatgaaaaatctttaaaaacacAGCAAAATTCATGGGGATTCCGATCGAGATCCCACCAGCACTTGTACCGAACGTCAATGTCTCACGTGGAGCTAGTTTTGCCGTCGCTGATGCTACTCTTCTTGGAGCTCCGGTGGAATCTGTAAGTCCATATAATATCTTACATATTATATGTCTATTAACTCACATTGAATTGATATCTTTTACAAGATCATTCGAGATATATTCTTACATCAGTCTTCTTACCCCCATTATTAAAAGCCGTCTTGTTTTATTCATCATCACATATAAAGACTTGCTTAAAATCAataatcttttttgttttaacagcaataataatatagattttttttttctttctgatttAGTTGACTTTGAGTCAACAAGTGAGgaaattcaatcaaatgaaaGCAAACTGGAATGATGACTTCATCAAAAAGTCCGCGTTTTTGATATACATTGGTGCAAATGATTACTTGAATTTCTCCAAGAACAACCCTAACGCCGATGCATCTGCCCAACAAGCTTTTGTAACTTCCGTGACCAACAAGTTAAAGAACGATATCAGCTTGCTGTATTCATCAGGAGCTAGTAAGTTCGTGATCCAAACCCTAGCACCATTGGGTTGCTTACCAATCGTCAGACAAGAATACAACACCGGGATGGAAAAATGCCATGAACCTCTCAACGATTTGGCTAAACAACATAATGAGAAAATCGGACCGATGTTGAACGAAATGGCTAGAACCACTCCTGGTTTCCAGTTCACCGTCTTCGATTTCTATGATGCCATTATTCGTAGGACGCAGAAACCCTCAAGCTACCGTGAGTTGGTTAATTACAACTTAATTTCAAGCTTTGATATTATGTGAATACTCATATATAAAACCGTTACAATTGGTTATTACTAGGGTTTTTCATGACGAACTCATCGTGCTGCGGAATTGGGACACACGATGCTTATGGTTGCGGTCTACCTAACGTGCATGTGAGGCTATGCGAGTACCAACGATCTTACTTATTCTTTGATGGGCGTCACAATACCGAGAAGGCACAAGAGATGTTTGCTCATCTTCTTATTGGAGCCGACAAAAATGTGATCCAGCCAATGAACGTCCGTGAGCTCGTAGTTTACCCAGTCGATGAACCTATGACTGAGGTTTGGGTGCCTACAACGTCAGCCACTGTCCAGGCCAGGGAGTCTAGGTCATCTAGCCATGGTTACGAGTCCTACTGAGTCAGTGCAAATCAAAATCTTGTGGTCAATCTGGTTTTCACAAGGGCCACGAGTTAATTTATATCCGTATCACAATCATATAATGATGTTTTAGTTTGCGATGTTTTCATTTCATCTATAATAAAAGATTGATCTTTGCAATTCATATTCTGTATTGGATTGATTCGAAAGTCTATCACGGTTTCAGCTGTTCCTGCTCTCATTTTCAAATCCTTTTTCACTAGTAATTGACATCAATGTTACTAAACTAAAATGTTACTTCCACTTTATAGTTTTAGCTACGAGACCAATCTTTAGAAACGTTGTAAAGCTAACACTTAATTTTAATGGTAACCAAGTGGTAGTATAGTGATAATCTCTTGGGATTTGGTGTATAAATATATCAGTCCACCCCTTGTATTAGTGAGAAGACATTCCGAATTCGGATCAGACAGTATTGTAGCCCGTCCACTATGTATCAcaatatcaacaaaaaaaaatttaatggtatatacaatttagaaaaaaaataaaagttgtgTGCCAATAAATCCGGCTCATTTAGTATTTGcgtaataatatatattctctcCGTATGATagtgcacaaaaaaaatattctctcGGTATGATAAATAGTGTTACTTTggtattttttacatatattaagaaaacatgtATATGCTATGTTCTTTATAATTATAGGTGTCTGCCCATGAATTCATAGATATAATATTGcgtgaaaatatataatatgcaataccataaattttgaatagtaataaaattaaaaaagataatttttaactCAAAATAGTTTGACAATCTAAAATTTAAGTATTGTATTTTTAGaaacatttgatttttaatgataatttaacaatattaatcGAAGTCactaaaaaaagtattttacatGATTTTGATGAAATGATTAACAAACTCGTGATCAGTGAACCAAAAAATAGCTTCAGCCTTCATGCATGCACTATCTTCTAGCATTTCAATAGAaacctttttatttaaaaataaaaagcttAGACAAGATATATAGTATTATcatctttattttcatataCATTGGTGATTCTAATTAAGTTCAAATAAAGCTTTGAGATTATAAGGCCCAGTAACATTAGGCGGACCACTCCAAATCAGCTCTGCGAATTGACGATGAGCCTTCTCTGTCAAGTGAGCTGAATCGAAAAACAAATAATTGGTAACGTCTTCGCATAGCTCGTAACTTAGTCCCGTTTGGTTGATTCCACAAGTAGGCATTCCTCTCAATGGTCCGCTTCCACAACATGCTTTGTTCCCTTCCTTAAACccttcaaaacaaacaaacagaaCTTTTACAATTCTACTAAAGATTTAATCTCTTACATATATGTAATAACCAGGTTGTTCTAGTTACCGTATTTAGAAGGATTGTTGATTCTATCCAATAAGGAAGTGCGATAGTCGTGAAGGGCATATTTGAATCCGGATAGTTCACGTTGTAGCCGCCTTAAACCATCTGGAAACTTCTTGTTGTGCAAATCTATCAGCTCAGTGACTGGTTTGTTACAAGATCCTATGTTTGCTGTGTCTAAGATCGATGCGGCTGGTGCACAATCGTAGGCTCCCACATTCAAGAATCCAAACTTCCTCCCTCCCATTTTATACACTTCCTGAGAACAATATATATCTCATTTTCTAgaccaaaaataataaacttgaGATCAGTTTTCGATTTTAGGTTTACCTCAACCACGGATGTTGTATTACCTATAATCAAATCAACTAGTTTCTGTTTGGCATTGAGGTTCACAAGTGAAGAGGTTTGAAATAAGGCATAAAATAAGTCGTTGCCTCcgatattaaaaagataaacagCTCTTGAGAAAATCCTTTTGGTCTCAGCTTCTCCTAATGCAGATCGCACCCTCCTTTTAACGGTTTTGAAGCTTTTTAACTGCGTTCCCAAATCAATCACCTTTAAAAGAGAGAGAGTACATTAGCCAAACAACTATATCATTAGTTatcaagttacaaaaaaaactaaatcaatagttatgtaatattttttttttaaatatgtagtATAACTAACTATCGGTTAGGGTGCCGATTTAACAGagccaaaaaatgttttgtttttggttcttGTTCGGTTATAAGTTTTGAACCGATCGACACATTACTAAAATTAATTTCGTTATCAGTTGGTATGATTATCTTGTTtcctatttttcttattttttttgtttcagactaaaccaatttatatgaaaattttaatttgaattaaCCGAACTAATATCAacttataataattaatattattaaccaaaatatcaaaaactttAGTTCAGTTTGGTAAAAATTGAAAAGGCAAATTAACTAAGactacttatcaaaaaaaatttaaactaaaacctAACGTACCGACTTGGATTAACCGATATAACAGACCGACATCAGTTATgtaataatattgtttttattacaaaaaaataatattgtttttctgaagaaaaaaaaaataatattgtttttttgaagaaaaataattttgtttttttgaagaaaaataattttgtttttttgaagaaaaataattttgttatagATTGAAGAGATGGAAGAGTAAAAAAGAAATGATGATGAAATTTACCTGTCCGGAAAAGGATTCCACCAAAGCTCCGGCACCTGCAGAAGCAAAACTAACTCCATAGGTAAACTGACTGTTACTGTTTCTTGGTTGTAGATTTGGTGGGATCAACGGTAACCACGCCTTCTCAGCTGTCACGTTAGAGAGGAAAGTATTCTAATTTGACCtagttgaaaaaaattcattcTCATTACCCTACCAAAATTCTATCAACCCTACTTTTTTTTCCTATATTTCCCTTCTCCTTATTACCCTcaactattatattattatccTTTTTCAGTGGTCCCCACatgctttatgttttttttttaaatcgatcTGGCTTCCCTCCTCATAAAGCCAACCTTAAATCCAACAACCTAACAGCCGACCCCACATCAACCCACCTCTCTCCTTCCAACAGCTGTCCCTCGTGTCTCCTTTCTCCCATCATGTTTTTCTTTCCCCAACCACCATCGAACTTCTTCTCCCCTTCCACTTGAGATTGACGATTTTGAAGCTTTTTTGAGGTAAAATCATGCATTTTTATTTTACGaaattttcataataatataCTACTTATGTTCTATGTATTATGTGTAACGAAAAATGAAAGTTTTGCTGTAAAATTCGTGAgagttttaaagaaaaatgaaaatattagattttaaaaaaatatgtatttttctctatttttaacacggttttgaaagaaaaaaacatgaaaattgtGTTAGACGATAATCTGAGTTATGTAACACGTTATGAGTTGATTAAAAAGACTTAAAAAGAtgaaaaactaaagttttaggtaaaaataaaagttttaggTATTTTGTTATGAAAAAGAATGCTTAAGAACgattttgtatatttcttcttttttaccaCTGTTTTAAAGCAAAATAATGCATTACAGTAGTAGTATACGGTACTGTGGGTTGTATAACACCCTTTTGGTCAGTTAAAAGTGTTAAATAGACAAAAGCAAAAATTTATAAGAACTACTGGAACTACTGGTACTACTAAAGTGAAACGTGTATTACTTGTATTACTGGAACGACTCTGTACCAAAGATCTTGGACAACTTAGATTCTTTAAATGGTTAActaatcataattttatttcttttcaggGAATTATATGGCTTCTCCTATTACAATCATATGTTTTGACTATGGAGGAAGTTACATCAAGGATGGGGCTGAGATAAAGTGGATCTCGGGAGAAGATCAAATTCACACTCTAGTGATGAAAACATCTGTGGAAGAGGTTACATATTCTGAATTGGTCGAGTGTATATGCAGAAAGATTAAGGCAAATGGAGATGGGATGGTGAAGATTAGTTACTTTCCATTGGTATTGTATTCCAACAAGCCATCATATATTTGGTGTGATGAAGACGTTTTGGGTTATCTCATGCAAGTAAATCATGATAAATGTAGAAGTGTTTTACATGTGGAGATCAGCAGTGACATGGATGATACATATGGTGGTATGCCGCTTTCAGAAGATGATTATGGAACTGATGATGAAACTGATGATAGCTATGTTGGTCTTTCTGATGGTGTTGGAAGTGATACATACATAACTGAAGAAGATGGAACCGAGGAAGATGGGACCGAGGAAGATGGGACCGAGGAAGATGAGACCGAGATAGATGGAGCTGAGCAAGATGGAACAAAGCAGGATCATGAGATTGGGGGCATGATCACGCCTTACACAGCTGAACAACATGAATACTTTGAGATGCATGAGGATTTAGAGCATGGGTATGAAGGTACAGAAGTCGGTATGGGAGATGAAGCTGTAAGAGCGGGAGTTGAAGCCACAAcagtagtagaagaagaatggGATGATGGTCTCGATTTGGTTAAGGGTCAAGAATTCAGAACTAAGACAACCATGCAAGTTCTAGTTCAGAGGGGTGCGCATAAGAATGGTTTTGAGTATGACACAATGAAGTCGGATACTGGGAGATTTGTGGCAAGATGTCGAGCAGCGAAAGAAGGTTGCAAGTGGTATTTGCGTGTAGCAAAGCTTAAGAATTCAGATCTTTGGACGGTAAGAACTTACATCAAGTCTCATACATGCTCAGTGGTAACTACAAGTACCCTTAGAAATAGAAGGAGAGGCACACCACAGGTTGTTGCATCTGTTTTGGGTGAAGAATATCCCGgtagatatgacacaccaacacCAGCTGATCTGATCAGTATGGTTATACACAAGGTTGGTGTTGATGTATCATATGCCACAGCATGGAGAGGAAAAAGGATGGCTGCTAATGAAGTGCGAGGTACTCCGGAAGAGAGTTATTCTTTGATACACTCCTATATGCACATGCTTAAGTTGAAGAATCCTGGCTCGGTAAGTTATGTTGAAGTGGATGCGgcgaaaagatttaagtatctatttttcGCATTTGGAGCTTCCATAGAAGGGTTTGTAGCGATGAGGAAAGTTATCATTGTGGATGGAACACATCTTAAGCATGTTTATGGTGGAGTTCTGCTTGTTGCGACGGCTCAAGATCCTGATCGTCACCATTACCCTATTGCATTTGGTGTAGTTGATGGTGAGAAAGATGAAAGCTGGACGTGGTTTATGAATAATTTGAGGTCAGTGATATCAGATGTAGACGGATTGGTGTTTCTTTCGGATAGAAATATGAGCTTGATCAAGTCAATCCGTGAGGTGTTCCCAACGGCTTCACATGGGTATTGTATCTGGCATTTGGCTCAAAATGTCAAAGGACATGTATTCAACAACAGAGACGTTTGTGCAAGCAAGTTTAGAGAATGCGCATATGCTTATACAGTGGCTGAGTTCGATGTTCTCTATGCTGCTTTTTCCAGAAAGTATCCTTCTGCTGCCGAGTATCTAGAGAAGAGTGTTGAAGTGGGAAAATGGGCAAGATGTTACTTTGAAGGAGACAGATACAATGTTGACACGACCAATGCAGCAGAATCTATCAATGGTGTTCTTCGGGAAGCGAGGAAATACTTCATGCTACCGATGATTGATGTTATCATTAAGAAAATGGCTGAATGGTTTAACAAACACAGGAAGAAGGCAGCTCAAATACCAGCCACAAAGAAGCTTGTGCCTAAAGTGGAAACCATGTTGTCAAAAAGATGTTTGGAAGCGAGGTGTTTAGATGTGGTTGAGATAAACAGCTTTCTCCATGAGTACAATGTCGATGGTAAAGACGGAAAGATTTATACGGTTGATTTGCAAAGAAAAATGTGCAGCTGCAGGTGCTTTGATATAGACAAAATCCCGTGTGTTCATGCATGTGCTGCTGCAAAGTTCTTGAGTGTTGGAACGGACCTCCATCTACAAGAGTTTTGTTCGAAATACTATACGGTGGAGCTTTGGGCGTTGGCATATTGGAGGACAATTTATCCTGTGCCACATCAGTCTGAATGGGTTATACCAGATGAAATTCGAGCACTCAAAGTTCTTCCTCCATTATATGATAAAAAGAAAGGACCCACTCAGAAGCAAAGGTTTCCATCAGCCGGAGAATTTCGTGGACgaagaagaggacgaggaagggGAAGAGGAAGGGGAAGGGGAAGGGGAAGGGGAAGGAGCAGAGAAATGAGAGGCGGACGTTTGTATGAGTATTTTGAGTGTGGAAGTACTTCTGCAGCCGCGGAGTAGCATGAGACTCTTGTACTTTGAACTAGCAGGTAACTCTGAACTACTAGGAACTAATGGAACTACTATGTGTAACGTGAACTGCTAGTACTGCTAGAACTACTATGTGTAATATGGACTACTAGGAACTACTTTGTACTACCCTCAACTACCAAAAACTACTTCGTATTACTATTTGTTATGCATGTTTCTAAGAACCTTaattttcttcttattatttatttttaaaaaatgtatctcGTATATTACGTGATTATATGTCCACACATGTGTTTATTTGTCAAACTAGACATAAAATACTCTTAAAATCTCAAGTTGGTAGAAAACTTCT
The DNA window shown above is from Brassica napus cultivar Da-Ae unplaced genomic scaffold, Da-Ae ScsIHWf_262;HRSCAF=435, whole genome shotgun sequence and carries:
- the LOC125601687 gene encoding inactive GDSL esterase/lipase-like protein 23 codes for the protein MASNCNLVSVLGLLLVLTLMHNPVTVAGQRNSGAALFTFGDSNFDAGNKQTLTKTNVAQSFWPYGKSRDDPNGKFSDGFIAPDFLAKFMGIPIEIPPALVPNVNVSRGASFAVADATLLGAPVESLTLSQQVRKFNQMKANWNDDFIKKSAFLIYIGANDYLNFSKNNPNADASAQQAFVTSVTNKLKNDISLLYSSGASKFVIQTLAPLGCLPIVRQEYNTGMEKCHEPLNDLAKQHNEKIGPMLNEMARTTPGFQFTVFDFYDAIIRRTQKPSSYRFFMTNSSCCGIGTHDAYGCGLPNVHVRLCEYQRSYLFFDGRHNTEKAQEMFAHLLIGADKNVIQPMNVRELVVYPVDEPMTEVWVPTTSATVQARESRSSSHGYESY
- the LOC125601688 gene encoding GDSL esterase/lipase 3-like; its protein translation is MEKCRLVSIILFVHTIILSISSINCTENNGKLVTNQAALFVFGDSLFDPGNNNYINITNRANFFPYGQTFFKFPTGRVSDGRLIPDFIAEKAWLPLIPPNLQPRNSNSQFTYGVSFASAGAGALVESFSGQVIDLGTQLKSFKTVKRRVRSALGEAETKRIFSRAVYLFNIGGNDLFYALFQTSSLVNLNAKQKLVDLIIGNTTSVVEEVYKMGGRKFGFLNVGAYDCAPAASILDTANIGSCNKPVTELIDLHNKKFPDGLRRLQRELSGFKYALHDYRTSLLDRINNPSKYGFKEGNKACCGSGPLRGMPTCGINQTGLSYELCEDVTNYLFFDSAHLTEKAHRQFAELIWSGPPNVTGPYNLKALFELN